Proteins from a single region of Runella sp. SP2:
- the hisD gene encoding histidinol dehydrogenase: protein MIQQIKKGITYAESKEADRKVRALVEEMLENVAQNGDKAVREYSAKLDHWSPESFRLSDETIKKIVASLPEQVIEDIKFAQTQIRNFAQIQRESIRDVEVETLPGVILGHKNIPVNSVGCYVPGGRYPMVASAHMSVLTAKVAGVQRVIACTPPIKGEIPAATVAAMYMAGADEIYLLGGVQAIAMMALGTETVKPVDMLVGPGNAYVAEAKRQLFGKVGIDLFAGPTETLVIADDTTDVETCATDLLGQAEHGPTSPAVLLTTSKTIAEGIETEIQRQLAVLPTADIASVSWRDYGQVILCDTVDELVAEADRIASEHVQVMTENPRYFLEKMTNYGGLFLGDKTNVAYGDKVIGTNHTLPTKEAARYTGGLWVGKFLKTCTYQEVRTPEASALIGEYCSRLCAIENFWGHKEQADLRVRKYSPLAPNGGTKKETP, encoded by the coding sequence ATGATACAACAAATAAAAAAAGGAATTACCTATGCCGAAAGTAAAGAAGCAGATCGTAAAGTGCGTGCTTTGGTAGAGGAAATGCTCGAAAATGTGGCACAAAATGGCGACAAGGCCGTGCGTGAGTACTCGGCAAAGCTTGATCATTGGTCGCCCGAAAGTTTCCGACTTTCGGACGAAACGATAAAGAAAATCGTCGCATCATTGCCAGAGCAAGTGATTGAAGATATCAAATTTGCACAAACCCAAATCCGAAATTTCGCCCAAATCCAACGAGAATCTATTCGTGATGTGGAGGTCGAAACCCTTCCTGGGGTGATTTTGGGACACAAAAATATTCCAGTTAATTCAGTAGGCTGCTACGTTCCTGGGGGGCGTTATCCGATGGTAGCCTCAGCGCACATGAGCGTACTGACGGCCAAAGTAGCGGGAGTACAGCGCGTGATTGCGTGTACCCCACCCATCAAAGGTGAAATCCCTGCGGCTACCGTTGCAGCGATGTATATGGCAGGTGCTGACGAAATTTACCTCCTTGGGGGTGTTCAGGCCATTGCCATGATGGCGCTGGGAACCGAAACCGTAAAACCCGTCGATATGCTCGTAGGCCCAGGAAATGCTTACGTGGCCGAAGCCAAACGGCAGTTGTTTGGAAAAGTCGGAATTGACCTTTTTGCGGGGCCAACCGAAACACTCGTTATTGCCGATGACACCACCGATGTCGAAACTTGCGCTACCGATTTGCTCGGCCAAGCAGAACACGGGCCTACGTCGCCTGCGGTGTTGTTAACCACCAGCAAAACCATCGCCGAAGGCATTGAAACCGAAATTCAACGGCAATTGGCAGTGCTTCCGACGGCCGATATTGCCAGTGTTTCGTGGCGAGATTACGGACAAGTCATTTTGTGTGACACCGTGGATGAACTGGTGGCCGAAGCCGACCGCATTGCTAGTGAACACGTGCAAGTAATGACCGAAAACCCACGGTATTTCTTGGAAAAAATGACCAACTACGGTGGTTTGTTTTTAGGCGATAAAACCAACGTTGCCTATGGCGATAAAGTCATTGGCACCAATCATACATTACCTACCAAAGAAGCAGCTCGTTACACAGGCGGACTCTGGGTAGGCAAGTTCCTCAAAACTTGTACCTACCAAGAGGTCCGTACTCCAGAAGCCAGTGCATTGATTGGGGAATATTGCTCCCGACTTTGCGCCATCGAAAACTTCTGGGGGCATAAAGAACAGGCAGATTTGCGCGTGAGGAAATACAGCCCCCTAGCCCCCAATGGGGGAACAAAAAAAGAGACGCCATAA
- a CDS encoding SDR family NAD(P)-dependent oxidoreductase — MKKVKHVSNIIPPLGGRGLVLVTGGAGEIGSAICKKFAENGYSVIATYNSNSAKAEKLLEELNQIIPPSGVRGLHSIFHAPTTDAQKVEELKAFVAEKYGKLDVLVNNAGITTPVPHDDLEGLTDEWIDKIMQTNFRGSFAMCRAMKELLSPPTPNGGVLTSPPLGVGGLIVNISSIAGIYGIGSNVAYCASKAAIDSMTRSLARVLAPKIRVVSVSPGFVEGEYTKNFDQQFLQNQRDNTPMGRFATGLDVAQAVFALATSLTFTTGTILTVDGGRLLK; from the coding sequence ATGAAGAAGGTTAAACATGTTTCTAACATAATTCCCCCATTGGGGGGTAGGGGGCTGGTTCTTGTAACAGGTGGAGCAGGAGAAATTGGGTCGGCCATTTGTAAAAAGTTTGCCGAAAATGGCTATTCAGTCATTGCCACGTACAATAGCAATTCTGCCAAAGCTGAGAAATTATTGGAAGAACTGAACCAGATAATTCCCCCATCGGGGGTTAGGGGGCTTCATAGTATTTTCCACGCCCCAACCACCGATGCTCAAAAAGTAGAGGAGTTGAAGGCATTTGTGGCCGAAAAGTATGGGAAATTAGATGTTTTGGTCAACAACGCAGGCATTACAACGCCCGTCCCGCACGATGATTTGGAAGGTTTAACCGACGAATGGATTGATAAAATCATGCAGACAAATTTCCGAGGGAGTTTTGCTATGTGCAGAGCGATGAAAGAGCTATTAAGCCCCCCAACCCCCAATGGGGGAGTATTAACTTCCCCCCCATTGGGGGTTGGGGGGCTGATCGTCAACATCTCCTCCATCGCTGGAATTTATGGCATCGGAAGCAATGTAGCGTACTGTGCTTCCAAAGCAGCGATTGATTCCATGACGCGTTCGTTGGCGCGAGTGCTGGCTCCTAAAATTAGGGTAGTGTCGGTGTCGCCAGGATTTGTGGAAGGAGAATATACCAAAAATTTTGACCAACAATTCCTGCAAAACCAACGAGATAACACGCCCATGGGGCGTTTTGCAACGGGGCTAGATGTTGCTCAGGCTGTGTTTGCTTTGGCGACTTCGCTGACGTTTACTACGGGTACAATTCTGACCGTTGATGGCGGTCGATTATTAAAATAA
- a CDS encoding cyclase family protein, whose protein sequence is MKIIDLSVTISEKIKEPLPTKIVYEDHKEGAKKMGGKLFEGLTDVFIDGNGPAGEFLTVTSHCGTHVDAPYHYFPTSEGKPARTIDEMPLEWFFQDGVVLDFTDKPDGYMFEPEDLQEKLDAIGYKLKPLDIVLIRCDADKRIHDDDFVKIHVGASAKATHWLIDQGIKVMGTDGWGWDIPLHIQAADFRENPRPGIIWQAHYVGIEKEYCQIEKLANLDQLPPFGFKVACFPAKIEKASAGWTRAVAIIEN, encoded by the coding sequence ATGAAAATCATAGACCTTTCAGTAACTATTTCAGAAAAGATAAAAGAGCCACTTCCTACCAAAATCGTCTATGAAGACCATAAAGAAGGGGCAAAAAAAATGGGTGGAAAACTCTTTGAAGGCTTGACCGATGTGTTTATTGATGGTAACGGCCCTGCGGGTGAATTCTTGACCGTAACGAGTCATTGTGGTACACACGTCGATGCACCTTACCATTATTTTCCGACTTCTGAGGGGAAACCAGCCCGTACGATTGATGAAATGCCGTTAGAATGGTTTTTTCAAGATGGCGTTGTGCTTGATTTTACCGATAAACCCGATGGCTATATGTTTGAGCCAGAGGATTTACAGGAAAAATTGGATGCTATTGGCTATAAGTTGAAACCATTGGATATTGTGCTAATTCGTTGCGATGCCGACAAACGTATTCATGATGATGATTTCGTAAAAATTCACGTAGGAGCATCGGCAAAAGCCACGCATTGGCTTATTGACCAGGGCATTAAAGTGATGGGGACTGACGGCTGGGGTTGGGATATTCCGTTGCATATTCAAGCAGCAGATTTCAGAGAAAATCCTCGCCCAGGCATTATCTGGCAAGCGCACTATGTAGGTATCGAAAAAGAATACTGTCAAATCGAAAAACTGGCAAATCTTGACCAATTGCCGCCGTTTGGCTTCAAAGTAGCTTGTTTCCCTGCCAAAATCGAAAAAGCAAGTGCTGGTTGGACCAGGGCGGTAGCAATCATCGAAAATTAG
- a CDS encoding FAD-dependent monooxygenase: MVKKILVVGAGIGGQSVAIGLKKAGFDVDVVEIHKEFNVYGVGIIQQANALRALDAIGVADEAMRRGSPYGKVKLCLPHGNSPFGVQIGEAGTPPIGRFPSHNGISRKILHDVLFEEAQKVGLKYRMGVTVDSIDNQPDIANVAFSDGTSGSYDIVIAADGVNSKVRKLIFGEFKSTYVGLSVWRYAFKRPASLDTGYIFFNKKHKLGVIPMTAELCYIFLNSAEGDNPSIPEDQLVERLKSYMSAYPIPIVQELIPQVTDAKLVNYRTLETLKMPAPWYKNRVVVLGDAAHTTIPQLGSGAALAIEDAVVLIEELQKEGSVEEAFEQYMTRRYNRCKMVVDVSETLGAWELLEYNDQPLPEGANMGMLMGKTGMALTEEI, encoded by the coding sequence ATGGTTAAAAAAATATTGGTGGTCGGAGCTGGCATTGGAGGGCAGTCAGTGGCTATCGGTCTTAAAAAGGCAGGTTTTGACGTGGATGTCGTCGAAATCCATAAAGAATTTAACGTTTATGGCGTCGGTATTATTCAGCAAGCTAATGCACTTCGGGCGTTAGATGCTATCGGAGTAGCCGACGAGGCCATGCGGAGAGGCTCACCTTATGGTAAAGTGAAACTTTGTTTGCCTCACGGCAACTCGCCGTTTGGCGTTCAGATTGGCGAAGCAGGAACGCCACCGATTGGTCGTTTTCCGAGCCATAATGGTATTTCTCGTAAAATCTTGCACGATGTACTTTTTGAAGAAGCCCAGAAAGTGGGGTTGAAATACCGAATGGGAGTAACCGTTGACTCAATTGATAATCAGCCTGATATAGCCAATGTTGCTTTCTCAGATGGTACTTCAGGAAGCTACGATATTGTCATTGCCGCCGATGGAGTCAACTCTAAAGTACGTAAGCTCATTTTTGGTGAGTTCAAATCTACTTACGTAGGGCTGTCCGTTTGGAGATATGCTTTCAAACGACCCGCGAGTTTGGATACGGGCTATATTTTCTTTAATAAAAAACACAAGCTGGGAGTCATTCCGATGACTGCTGAGTTGTGTTATATTTTCCTTAATTCGGCGGAAGGAGATAATCCGAGTATTCCTGAAGACCAATTGGTAGAAAGGTTGAAAAGCTACATGTCGGCTTATCCGATTCCAATCGTGCAGGAACTTATTCCACAAGTTACGGATGCTAAATTGGTCAATTATCGCACGCTTGAAACCCTCAAAATGCCTGCTCCTTGGTACAAAAACCGAGTTGTGGTTTTGGGAGATGCTGCGCACACAACCATTCCGCAGTTGGGCTCGGGGGCGGCGTTAGCCATCGAAGACGCCGTTGTTTTGATTGAAGAATTGCAAAAGGAAGGCTCGGTAGAAGAAGCCTTTGAACAATACATGACCCGCCGCTACAACCGCTGTAAAATGGTGGTAGATGTTTCGGAGACGCTCGGCGCTTGGGAGTTGCTCGAATACAACGACCAACCTTTGCCCGAAGGGGCAAACATGGGAATGCTTATGGGTAAAACAGGCATGGCGTTGACGGAAGAGATATAA
- a CDS encoding DUF1349 domain-containing protein — translation MRYLIIFFILFLGCSQEKKDSNSPTKIAWMFSESLNNAQENSKLFGSDSLEMVSSAETDFFIEPGKPPYNIANAPLLLMPVDNSKPFTFSIKVKPTHLVKYDAGMAFLYVNDSEWLKLAFEVDERMTGRIVTVKTKAFSDDNNHDAIPAKSVYLKISSDTKVVGFYYSLDAKTWQLVRVFKNEYGENLKIGIGTQSPAGKGNKSIFSEFQFSETSVKDFRMGI, via the coding sequence ATGAGATATTTAATCATATTTTTTATCCTTTTTTTGGGGTGTAGTCAAGAGAAAAAAGACAGCAATTCGCCCACAAAAATAGCTTGGATGTTTTCCGAAAGCCTTAACAATGCCCAAGAAAATAGTAAATTATTTGGCAGCGATAGCCTAGAAATGGTTTCGAGTGCGGAGACCGATTTTTTTATCGAACCTGGGAAACCACCTTATAATATAGCAAATGCTCCGCTGCTTTTGATGCCTGTTGACAATTCAAAGCCGTTTACGTTTTCTATCAAAGTAAAACCAACGCACCTTGTAAAATATGATGCAGGAATGGCCTTTTTGTATGTAAACGATTCAGAATGGCTTAAATTGGCTTTTGAAGTAGATGAACGAATGACTGGAAGAATCGTAACCGTAAAAACAAAAGCGTTTTCGGATGATAATAACCACGACGCTATTCCTGCAAAATCGGTTTACTTAAAGATTTCATCCGATACCAAAGTCGTAGGTTTTTACTATTCACTTGATGCCAAAACTTGGCAATTGGTGAGGGTTTTCAAAAATGAATATGGCGAAAATCTGAAAATTGGCATTGGCACACAATCGCCCGCTGGCAAAGGAAATAAATCTATTTTCTCCGAATTTCAATTCTCCGAAACCAGCGTAAAAGATTTCCGAATGGGTATTTAA
- a CDS encoding fumarylacetoacetate hydrolase family protein yields MKLVTFLDKNQESRIGWLVGESVVDMRLASEKLPTDMLTFIDNHETYFDIIKTLGEVEPHYTLAEVKLLAPLPNPRSFRDYIGFEMHMQNASRSFGHKIGPAWYDMPIFYFTNHQAIYGPEAEIKRPTKETKLDIELELACIIGKKGKDIKAADARPYIFGYTIFNDWTARAIQKVEMEIPLGPHKGKDFANAIGPYIVTADEMEQYRVPFDPTVFQEPISVPKVAGDRLNLKMTSRINGQTVCEGNYKTSYYNFEQMIERASENNVTLMPGDILGSGTLGWGSLIENNFSVHRSLEPGDVVELEIEGIGILRNKVVS; encoded by the coding sequence ATGAAACTCGTAACATTTTTAGATAAAAATCAAGAAAGTCGCATCGGTTGGTTGGTAGGCGAAAGCGTAGTTGATATGCGTTTGGCCAGTGAAAAATTGCCGACGGATATGCTCACTTTTATTGATAATCACGAAACCTATTTTGACATTATCAAAACTTTGGGCGAAGTTGAGCCACACTACACTTTGGCAGAAGTAAAACTTCTAGCACCGTTGCCCAATCCACGTAGTTTCCGTGATTACATCGGTTTTGAGATGCACATGCAGAACGCCTCTCGTTCATTCGGACATAAAATTGGCCCTGCTTGGTACGATATGCCCATTTTTTATTTTACCAATCACCAAGCCATTTATGGCCCTGAGGCCGAAATCAAACGTCCAACCAAGGAGACGAAGCTCGATATTGAGTTAGAATTAGCTTGTATCATCGGCAAAAAAGGGAAAGATATTAAAGCCGCCGATGCTCGTCCGTATATTTTTGGATATACCATTTTTAACGACTGGACAGCCCGTGCGATTCAAAAAGTTGAAATGGAAATTCCGTTGGGGCCGCACAAAGGCAAAGATTTTGCCAATGCCATTGGCCCTTACATCGTCACAGCCGATGAAATGGAGCAATACCGCGTTCCGTTTGATCCCACGGTTTTTCAAGAACCCATCAGCGTACCAAAAGTAGCGGGTGATAGACTGAACCTGAAAATGACGTCTCGTATCAACGGTCAGACGGTTTGCGAAGGAAACTACAAAACATCGTACTATAATTTCGAGCAAATGATTGAGCGGGCTTCCGAAAACAACGTCACCCTCATGCCAGGCGATATTCTTGGCTCAGGAACGTTGGGTTGGGGTAGTTTGATTGAGAACAATTTTAGCGTTCATCGCTCCCTCGAACCTGGCGATGTGGTTGAGCTGGAAATTGAAGGGATTGGTATTTTAAGAAATAAGGTAGTGTCCTAA
- a CDS encoding esterase — MKKITFAFVTLVVTTSVFAQFPQRTPTPNDTLKSVRQLNDGKVKFSIYAPKASEVTVSGDFPNGFPAAKLQKDEVGVWSFTTATSVSPNVYTYDFNVDGLKVFDPKNAQYKESNSGFSNLFEVKGAENDFQTLKDVPHGKVEKVLYKSTALDGASRRLHVYLPPNYDEISKKEKLPVLYLFHGGGDNDASWTTIGRANLILDNLYAQGKLKPMIVVMPAGHTHIQGFFMGAGAQQDPFCRDMIQDVIPFVEKTYPVSNKREHRAIAGLSMGGIQAINLALWHPDLFSQVFPMSTGYFPNAIAEIKEKYSDVMRNKTINSFKNFKIYMGGEADIAYQNNLNMMKMFDEFGIKYTYENGGGAHTFLAWRQNLKDFAPLLFK, encoded by the coding sequence ATGAAAAAAATAACGTTTGCCTTTGTCACTCTCGTAGTTACCACTTCTGTTTTTGCTCAATTTCCGCAGCGAACGCCAACCCCTAATGATACTTTAAAATCCGTTAGGCAATTGAATGATGGTAAAGTAAAGTTCAGTATTTATGCCCCTAAAGCTTCGGAAGTAACGGTTTCGGGCGATTTTCCAAATGGCTTTCCTGCTGCTAAGCTGCAAAAAGACGAAGTAGGAGTGTGGTCGTTTACGACGGCAACTAGCGTGTCTCCTAATGTCTATACGTACGATTTTAACGTGGATGGACTGAAGGTATTTGACCCCAAAAATGCCCAGTACAAAGAATCAAACAGTGGTTTTTCAAACCTTTTTGAAGTAAAGGGGGCTGAAAATGATTTCCAAACGCTCAAGGACGTACCGCACGGAAAAGTTGAAAAAGTACTCTATAAATCAACGGCTTTAGATGGGGCTTCGCGGCGATTGCACGTGTATTTACCCCCCAACTACGACGAAATTAGCAAGAAAGAAAAACTGCCCGTGTTGTATTTATTTCACGGTGGGGGAGACAATGATGCTTCTTGGACGACGATTGGGCGGGCCAATTTGATTTTGGACAACCTCTACGCCCAAGGAAAACTCAAGCCAATGATTGTGGTGATGCCCGCAGGACATACGCACATCCAAGGCTTTTTTATGGGGGCAGGTGCGCAGCAAGATCCTTTCTGCCGTGACATGATTCAAGATGTGATTCCTTTTGTGGAAAAAACGTACCCCGTTTCCAACAAACGCGAACACCGTGCCATTGCGGGACTTTCGATGGGAGGCATTCAGGCCATCAATTTAGCACTTTGGCATCCCGATTTGTTTTCGCAAGTGTTTCCAATGAGTACGGGCTATTTTCCCAATGCCATTGCCGAAATCAAAGAAAAATACAGTGATGTGATGCGCAATAAAACCATTAATTCTTTTAAAAACTTTAAGATTTACATGGGAGGTGAAGCCGACATCGCGTACCAAAATAATTTGAACATGATGAAAATGTTCGATGAGTTTGGCATCAAATATACCTACGAAAACGGCGGGGGAGCACATACTTTTTTGGCTTGGCGCCAAAATCTAAAAGACTTTGCCCCGCTGTTGTTTAAATGA